A window of Drosophila sulfurigaster albostrigata strain 15112-1811.04 chromosome X, ASM2355843v2, whole genome shotgun sequence genomic DNA:
AAAGTCGAAAAATCAAGTACACATAATAAAAGCCAAGAACTAAACGTATTTCCAGCTTAATTGAagactgttttttttgttctatgTATTAGGATTTAATctacaattaaaaatgataatttattcaactatTATCTTCTCTTTTAGCTGCCGCCTCGACTCTTTCGACGGCTGAAGATGCAGCCGCTGTGGCGATGCCATTGATCTGCACCTTCTGCAAGCGGCAATTGCAATCGATGAACGCTTTGAGACGCCACATTGCCTCCAGGCACTCGGAGATCCAGAGCAAGGAGTACGAGTGCTTCATCTGCATGAAGAACTTCAAGACCAAGTGGTCGCTGTCCACGCACAATTCACGCTTCCATCGCGATGCGCGACTCAGCAAAGAGTTGaccaaaattgaatttgtcgATCATCCGTTGAATTGAGCAAGAGATTCTGAGACTTAGATCATTACGATTTCCTatcctattttttttttgtatttttttagctgaatttgaaaatttgcttTGTATTAAAGTTTGTAATTTTCATAGATTGTTTTcatgttaaatttataaatttgtaatttttatagtttatgcTCTAATTTATTTGATGGCAGTTTTTCTCGCATTTTTATAttctcaattttaaaatttgttttatacttAAATGTGTAATTTTCAGAGATTGTTTTCATGTTCATTTTATGACATTTCTATAttctcaattttaaaatttgttttatacttaaatgtgttttttcaGAGATTGTTTTCATGTTCATTTTATGACATTTCTATAttctcaattttaaaatttgttttatacttaaatgtataatttttatagactATTTTCACGTTCATTTTATGACAGCTTTgttcacatttttatattcctaattgtaaatttataaattttggtatttttatagattGTTTTCATGTTCATTTTATGGCATCTTTGCTCACATTGTacttatgaaatttttatttttgtataatttactTGTTTCTATTTGAgattttctgttctgttcacTTCCTCTTTGTACATAAATGTagtgtatattttaatgtgctcgaatatttacttaaatactTGATAAACATGCGATTTTTCcgttttataataataatatataataggGAAACTATATGCAGAACAACTCAAAAAAGAAGTCACGTTGTCAATGAATTCCAACGAAATTCGCCATGATATGAAATAGTTTATAAAAGCGATCCAGAAATATGTGTACTATGTACAGTAAATGGAAATCtctgcaaatttaattagagtTCTAAATCAAAAAGAGTTTAAACAGGTTTAAGAGATTGTGTCACGTTTTATTCACAATGATCAAATTAGATTTCGtttcttaaaaaattatggtatatattttgtaatagcattaattaaaagcatatagtacatatttaGTGTTAGTTACGGTTGTACCTAAATAAAGTGGACCAGCGGCaagaattgaaaacaaaacaaaatgtaaatatattttatgtgaaaAGTTGAAGCAGCaactttcatttaataataactaaataatagagtttgggtgtgtgtgtgtacataaatGAATTTAGATGATTTGCGATCATCGCTCGTGGAATTTTTGTTACGCGTACTTGAAGGAAACTCGCAAATCTACTGAGAATTTGGAAACAAATTTcgagtaataataataaaaagggGTCTTCAGAGGGCGGAAGTTTTACAGGATCTTCTGGCCGGGCAACGAGAACTGGCTGCTGAACTGGATGACACATTTGTGCAGATCCTCAACCTTCTGCTTGATCTCCTCGTTCTCCTTGAGCGTCTGCACGAAATCGGCTAACTTGGGTCCGCAGGCGGCACCAGCTGCCTCCTTGGCAATGCTCAGGGCTGAATCGATGAACTTGACCACCTGCTCAATGTCAGACTCGACGAGACCGCGCGTGGTCAACGCCGGGGTGCCCAGACGAATGCCCGATGGATTCATGGCGGACTTGTCGCCGGGCACCGTGTTCTTGTTACAGGCAATGCCCACCTCCTCGAGTATGAGTTCGGCCTTGGCGCCCGTCAGTCCCACGCTGCGGACATCGACCAGCACCAAGTGGACATCGGTGCCACCGGTGGCCACCTTGTAGCCCAAATCAATAAGACCCTGACACAGAGTCTTCGCGTTCTTGATCACCTGCGCCTGATAGGACTTGAATTCAGGTGACTTGGCCTGTTTGAAGGTGGTGGCAATGCCCGCAATGGCATTGTTATGGGGTCCACCCTGTAGCGATGGGAAGACGGCCTGATTGATGCGCTCCTCCAGATCGTAGAGCACCTGCTCGCCATTGGCGCGTGTGGAGCGCACACCTTTGCGGAAGAAGATGACACCGGCGCGTGGACCACGCAGCGTTTTGTGTGTGGTCGTTGTCACAATGTCGGCATACTCAAACGGTGAGGGTATCTGCTCAGCAGCCACCAGACCGGCCACATGGGCCATGTCGGCCATCAGATAGGCGCCAACATCGTTGCAGATCTGACGGAATCGAGCATAATCCAGCAGACGGGAATAGCACGAGATGCCGGCAATGATGATCTGAGGGCGGAAAGTCTTGGCTGCCTCGGCCAGCTTGTCGTAGTCAATGATGCCGGTCACGGGATCCACCTTGTAGGGCATGCTCTCGAAGAATATCGATGTGGCCGAGATCTTCTTGGTGGGCGTGAAGAAGCCGTGCGTCAAATGGCCGCCATCGGGCAGATCCAAGCCCATAATACGATCGTGGGGACGCAGGACGCCGGTGTAAGCGGCCAGATTGGCGGGGGAACCGGAGTAGGGCTGCACATTGACGCCCCATTCGCTCTTGTCCAGATTGAAGAGTTCCAGGCCACGGTTCTGGGCCAGGCGTTCAATCTGATCGATGTACTCGTTGCCACCATAGTAACTGCagacaagaaaaacaaagttcATTAATCAAAAGCTCATTTTCGAAAGCGCATTAAAGCTTCACAATGGAAGTTGGAAGTTGAAAGCGTCTTTTAATAGGGTAAGTAGAGACAAATATTGAAAGTTTTCCAGAACACGATCAGTGCAGCAATGATgtaaaagcacattaaagttGAAAGCTCATTTTTATGTTGACAGCACTTTAATGCTCAATATTTACTCacattacaaataaatgcaagCGATTTCAAATGACTTGCTTAGCTTAaatcacttttgtttttcttttacattattatactCGTCTCTTGCACATATTTCAAAAGCACATTAATGAAACGTTTAGTTTTCCCAACTTACCGTTTGCCTGGATAGCCTTCGGAGTATTTGTTGGTCAGACACGAGCCCAAGCTCTCCAGCACCGCCAATGAGGTAAAGTTCTCGCTGGCAATCATCTCGAGCCCCTCAATCTGACGCTGCTTCTCCTTCTTGATGATATCGGCGAGCTCGGGATCGCTCTCCTCCAAAGATTTCTGCAGCATTTTCTGGTCAGCCATTttctatgtgtgagtgtgtgtgtaaattacgtaataaaatattatcaaatttgGAATTTAATCAACAAAAGTAGGAATTTTGCTGTTGCGTTCGGGGCAACGATCGTTAATGCACTGATGCATGCAAGCTATTTATGTGGATCTTTTTGTGCTGAGgttgtttgcatattttcgaACTAACCAACCAATTGGGTTCAATGGGTTCAAAAAAACATTGTATAGGAAAAATTGTACAGTGATAAGACGGTAATCGGCAATCGGAGAGAGGATCGGGAACGAGAACCGGAAAGCGATTCGTCGCTTGGCAATTGAGCGGTGAtccaatataaaaatataattaatggaACGAAATCTATATTCCGATAAGATTACTACACAAAACAATCTCGACTGGCATGTGCAAGGCTCGACCATTGCGTCTATACTATATGCTACTATATGTCATATGTCAGTTGTTGTCCACTGCATATTACAGTAACAGGAGATAACGAGACCCCCCCGTGATAGGGAGTGCATCTATTTGCGTACATATTGTAATCACCCAGCCTTGGTGTCGAAAGTTCAATAAGATAAGACTCTCAGACTCGGTTGTGTTGAGCCCCCCAACAGATCAGCAGATCAGACGCAAGGTTGTCGTAATCTAGAAAGAAGCTACTCGAAGAAGCCACAGTTTAACATAACCTCAATGAGGTTAAAGCCACTTCAACGCGATAAAAGTTGAATAGCAATTAGTTGTATTTACCTCAATAAGTATTTCTTCACAATTGCAGAATTACACTTGTTTTTCGTAGAACCGATCTTTACAATTGACAATTGTTTGATTTAGTGCTGAGTTGAGAATTTTTGTTCGTCTCTTATAAGCAAAAATCAGCATCTCAATTACACTACATAgcagcaaaaatgaaaaaccctCACGTAATTTGACTTTTCAATCATTGCCAGATGCGCGAGGCagcgaaaagaaataaacaagccgaaatgcatatgtacatatatgtataagctaataataataattgtttggGGCGTTTCCAGCTATTATCAGGtgcaaaatttgcaacttGCAAATCAGTTTTAAATGGGAGATCAGGAATCTCGTGTGTGTGGGCCAaaaattaactatt
This region includes:
- the LOC133849453 gene encoding serine hydroxymethyltransferase isoform X2 — its product is MADQKMLQKSLEESDPELADIIKKEKQRQIEGLEMIASENFTSLAVLESLGSCLTNKYSEGYPGKRYYGGNEYIDQIERLAQNRGLELFNLDKSEWGVNVQPYSGSPANLAAYTGVLRPHDRIMGLDLPDGGHLTHGFFTPTKKISATSIFFESMPYKVDPVTGIIDYDKLAEAAKTFRPQIIIAGISCYSRLLDYARFRQICNDVGAYLMADMAHVAGLVAAEQIPSPFEYADIVTTTTHKTLRGPRAGVIFFRKGVRSTRANGEQVLYDLEERINQAVFPSLQGGPHNNAIAGIATTFKQAKSPEFKSYQAQVIKNAKTLCQGLIDLGYKVATGGTDVHLVLVDVRSVGLTGAKAELILEEVGIACNKNTVPGDKSAMNPSGIRLGTPALTTRGLVESDIEQVVKFIDSALSIAKEAAGAACGPKLADFVQTLKENEEIKQKVEDLHKCVIQFSSQFSLPGQKIL
- the LOC133849453 gene encoding serine hydroxymethyltransferase isoform X1; the protein is MMNPRSVGVIVRLPHRLQLQRCANALNSHSHNRHNSCLAYKQRRQPISNFAVTTKFSPSVLAATGAIRHSSDSRVKMADQKMLQKSLEESDPELADIIKKEKQRQIEGLEMIASENFTSLAVLESLGSCLTNKYSEGYPGKRYYGGNEYIDQIERLAQNRGLELFNLDKSEWGVNVQPYSGSPANLAAYTGVLRPHDRIMGLDLPDGGHLTHGFFTPTKKISATSIFFESMPYKVDPVTGIIDYDKLAEAAKTFRPQIIIAGISCYSRLLDYARFRQICNDVGAYLMADMAHVAGLVAAEQIPSPFEYADIVTTTTHKTLRGPRAGVIFFRKGVRSTRANGEQVLYDLEERINQAVFPSLQGGPHNNAIAGIATTFKQAKSPEFKSYQAQVIKNAKTLCQGLIDLGYKVATGGTDVHLVLVDVRSVGLTGAKAELILEEVGIACNKNTVPGDKSAMNPSGIRLGTPALTTRGLVESDIEQVVKFIDSALSIAKEAAGAACGPKLADFVQTLKENEEIKQKVEDLHKCVIQFSSQFSLPGQKIL